The Acidobacteriota bacterium genomic sequence TCAGGCCGCAGGCGTACATGCGGACGGTGTCGTCACGCAGCGGGGCGAAGTCCTCTGTCCGACGGGTCAGCGTGTTGTAGAGACGCATGGGGATGGCGCGCAAATCGACGGCAGTGAATCGTTCGAGGTCAGGTCGCCGCGGTCAACGGCGCGACCAGCGTGCAGCACTCGACGCCGTCCACGCGGCCGAACTCGACCCGGCTCGCGAGGCGGCGCATGACGGCAAGGGGCGCATCGCTGCCCCCTTCGCTCAGAATCGACTCGACCCCCGGCCCGGGGGCCGTCTCCGCGGCGACCGTATCGACCGGATACCGGACGCGAATCGTGAGGACCCCACCGCCCGCGGTGAAGGTCAATGTCACGCGCGAGTAGACCGATCCGGCCGGGTGATCGACCAGGCCGCTCGTTGCCAGCACCACCGCGCGGGCGGCCGCCTCGGCCCCGGCGCAGCCCAGGCTGGCGGCCAGACGCTCGACCACGCACTCGCGGAGCGCCCGGAATCGCACGTCGCAGGGCAGCGTCAGCTCGCACCGTACGGCACCCGGATCCTCCCTCGCGTCGTCGGACACCGCCATAAACACTACAGGGAAATCTGCTGGAACAGTGCCCGCGCCTGCACGCAGTCCGCGTCGATCTGCCGCTTGAGCGCCGCCGCGTCCTCGAACGCCTGCTCGCCGCGCAGCCGCTGGATGAACGCGAGCCGCAGCGGCCGGCCGTAGAGATCGAGGTCCGCGTCGAACAGGTGCGTCTCGATGGTCCGCGCGCCGTCCGGCCCGAACGTCGGCCGCACCCCGACGTTGGTCACCGACGCGTGCAGCACGCCCTCGACCGTTGCAGTCGTCGCGTAGACCCCGTCGGGCGGCAGCAGCTCGTTCTCCGTCCGCAGGTTGGCGGTGGGCACGCCGTGGTCCCGGCCGCGCCCTGCACCCCGCTCCACCGTGCCGTCGATCATGTAGTGGTGGCCGAGCAGCGCGCCCGCCTCGTCCACGCGCCCGTCGGCGATCAGGCGCCGCAGGCGGGTGCTGCTGACGACGAACTCCTTGTAGCGCACCGGGTCGATCTTCTCGGCATCGAACCCGTAGCGGCCGCCGAGCGACCGCAGCAGCGAAAAGTTGCCGCTGCGGTGCCGGCCGAACAGGAAGTTGGCGCCGACGCAGACCTCCGCCACCTGCAGCCATTCGACGAGCACCGCCCGGACGAACCGCTCCGGATCCCATTGCGAGAGCTCCGGCGTGAAGCGCA encodes the following:
- a CDS encoding bifunctional riboflavin kinase/FAD synthetase, which codes for MAGSRMDVIHYPDDPRPTRWQQTVLALGNFDGMHRGHARIVEQVRRRADERHATAAALTFDPHPPRVVRPDKAPPLLMTQAQKLDAFAAAGMDAAAIVRFTPELSQWDPERFVRAVLVEWLQVAEVCVGANFLFGRHRSGNFSLLRSLGGRYGFDAEKIDPVRYKEFVVSSTRLRRLIADGRVDEAGALLGHHYMIDGTVERGAGRGRDHGVPTANLRTENELLPPDGVYATTATVEGVLHASVTNVGVRPTFGPDGARTIETHLFDADLDLYGRPLRLAFIQRLRGEQAFEDAAALKRQIDADCVQARALFQQISL